A single window of Onychostoma macrolepis isolate SWU-2019 chromosome 16, ASM1243209v1, whole genome shotgun sequence DNA harbors:
- the LOC131521329 gene encoding CREB-regulated transcription coactivator 2 isoform X4: MDSSHSNSVYLSPPPDPSWRRNWNSNFATDKSQIFQQLPTTALNRTNSDSALHTSVMNPPAGDPFSTGLRRPAVFSYPVPPIEENSPDDGRRLKPWDSSKLSLLSSRPKSCEVPGITVFPSPDQQGGASHGPMVLNTGGSLPDLSSLHFPSPLPTPLDPDEPGYLALSGGGSTGNLTCTLTQLGIHSPSAFHSTGLLQSLQGTSSNPSLQSSLSNPNIQSSLSAHSFHNSLSSASLHSSLSNPSLQSSLSSSPSLRSSLSSQSLQSSLSNSSLSGSFSALQSQTGSSPRRRAQLTPVILPADTRRHHPKQFSPTSSTLSSITQGVALDTSRLQVDQRLSPYSFGQQQQQQQVQKGLGLHLHNMQNLQKTFQMQPHKRPSSGQNQNPNPVSYRSADASQPEQTRSEQQNQISPALSGDLDLYNDTMFLNSLLDDPYLGLQIRQNQQLSLDSQLEAVNHGGGSAAVLKAQSDSYHSQLELLDSSEQQMFNQNQNQSYTDGRHAVPNIILTGDSSGLSKEITSALSCVPGFEMDPFSSDDPLALEGLGMLTDGDLMLADPAVEDSFRSDHLK, from the exons aTGGACAGCTCTCACAGCAACTCAGTGTATCTGTCTCCGCCCCCCGACCCCAGCTGGAGAAG GAACTGGAACAGTAACTTTGCGACGGACAAGAGCCAGATATTCCAGCAGCTGCCGACCACAGCGCTCAACAG gACTAACTCGGACTCGGCGCTGCACACGAGTGTGATGAATCCTCCGGCTGGAGATCCGTTCTCCACCGGACTCCGCCGGCCAGCCG TCTTCTCCTATCCTGTTCCTCCCATCGAGGAGAACAGTCCTGACGACGGACGCCGCCTCAAACCCTGGGACTCCAGCAAG cTGTCGCTGCTCTCTTCACGACCAAAGTCCTGTGAGGTGCCTGGAATCAC tgTGTTTCCGTCTCCGGACCAGCAGGGCGGCGCTTCTCACGGCCCGATGGTGTTGAATACGGGCGGCTCTCTGCCGGATCTGTCCAGCCTGCACTTCCCGTCTCCGCTGCCGACCCCGCTGGACCCGGATGAGCCGGGATACCTGGCTCTGAGCGGCGGCGGCAGCACGGGGAACCTGACCTGCACCCTCACGCAGCTCGGCATCCACAGCCCCAGCGCCTTCCACTCCACAG GTCTGCTGCAGTCTCTGCAGGGCACGTCCAGTAACCCCTCCCTCCAGTCGTCGCTTAGCAACCCCAACATCCAATCGTCTCTCAGCGCTCACTCGTTCCACAACTCACTGAGCTCCGCCTCCCTGCACTCGTCCCTGAGCAACCCCTCCCTCCAGTCTTCGTTAAGCTCCTCCCCCTCGCTGAGGTCATCGCTCAGCAGCCAGTCGCTGCAGTCGTCGCTCAGTAACTCCTCCCTCAGCGGCTCCTTCTCTGCGCTGCAGTCGCAGACTGGCTCATCCCCGCGCAGACGAGCGCAGCTGACCCCGGTGATCCTCCCTGCAGACACACGCAGACATCACCCCAAACAGTTCTCCCCCACCTCCTCCACCCTCAGCTCCATCACACAG GGTGTGGCTCTGGACACCAGCAGGCTGCAGGTGGATCAGAGGTTGTCTCCGTATTCTTTtggccagcagcagcagcagcagcaggttcAGAAGGGTCTGGGTCTTCACCTGCACAACATGCAGAACCTGCAGAAGACCTTCCAGATGCAGCCGCACAAGCGGCCGAGCTCCGGTCAGAACCAGAACCCCAACCCCGTGAGTTACAGGTCTGCAGATGCCTCGCAGCCGGAACAGACCCGGTCCGAGCAGCAGAACCAGATCAGTCCGGCTCTCAGTGGAGATCTGGACCTGTACAAC GACACAATGTTCCTGAACTCACTGCTGGACGACCCATACCTGGGCCTGCAGATACGCCAGAACCAgcag TTGAGTCTGGACTCTCAGCTGGAGGCTGTGAATCATGGCGGTGGTTCTGCTGCGGTTCTGAAGGCTCAGAGCGACTCGTATCACAGTCAGCTGGAGCTGCTGGACTCCTCAGAACAACAGATGTTCAACCAGAACCAGAACCAGAGCTACACAGACGGGCGGCACGCCGTGCCCAACATCATCCTGACCG GAGATTCCTCAGGACTGTCTAAGGAGATCACGAGCGCCCTGTCCTGTGTCCCGGGCTTCGAGATGGACCCGTTCTCTTCGGACGACCCGCTGGCGCTGGAGGGTCTGGGCATGCTTACAGACGGTGACCTGATGCTGGCTGACCCCGCCGTGGAGGACTCCTTCCGCTCTGACCACCTCAAGTGA